The DNA window TTGACTTTtctctaaaattttattttcttactttTCCCATCTACCAAACACAACCCAAGCTTCTGGTATGTATTACTTGACTTTTCTCTTAGACTTGTTGACCAACAAAAAACCAAATTGGGCACTGTTTCTAAATTTTAGACAATTATAGCACTTAATTTGTTCTAGTTTGAACCAAAAGTCTTTGTGTAAATGTtgttgaaattaattgtttagcaACTCTGTTGAATTGAACTCCATCATAAGCAAGGACAACTTATCATGAGCCCCTGCACACTTGATCACTCAAGACATAATTAAAGACACTTCAGTTGGAACTAAATAAATCCTATGTGACATATCTAATTATTAGAAATCTCtactatttttgtaactgtctAAGCTTAGGTAGAACCTTGCCAAAATTTTTGCATTTGATCTTTACTTTTTTGGTTTATTTCAtcttttaatttctattttattgcaTTACATGTTTATGTCAAAGATTGATTGTTTGCATCTTTAATTCATTAGTTGGACTGTGGTTCTTGAtcaaaattatagttttaattaACATTAACAAGTTAACAATTCAATTGACATGATTTATGCAATTTGATAATAGATTTTGTGAATTTTATTGCAAGATCAAGTTCGATCTACATTGTGTGTCTTGATTAGTTCAGTGAATTGTGTATGGATTCAAGAATAAATTCCCAAcacttgctttttttttttttttacatattttaagaGTATTGTTATGGGACACCAAAATGCTTAGTACTTCTATGATATGTCATCTTATAATCAGTTAGCggttttctataatttttattaaattaaaataagtggtACTCAATATTGAATTACACAAATAACTATATTATATCTCATAAGAGTGCTAGACACCATGAGTGTCCTTTAGCAATTCTCTTATTTCAATGATAATATTTACAAGTTTGAAATTCAACTTTCTGAAAATGTCATGttttacactacaaaaaatctcacTTTTAGTCGCAACAAAACTTGTgagtaaaagtaaaaaaattgtaactaattatatataataattcatattttcTGACTAAAAAGTAACCAAGACATTAGtcataaaaatcacaatttgttgtgactaaactaaattagtgacaacttgtatctaaatactatgtttaatactatattttagtcccaagtaattttttattgtgactaaaagttacatttagttataaaaaattcatgttgtgattaaaaaattatcattttttttttggtagtgTTATCACGATTAGTTGTGCTTAAGAGTGAACAAAGAAGAAGTTTAGCTAGAACTAGAAGATATCTTAgaatgtatataatttttaaaattacaacatTATCATTTTTAGCAATAAAgtttgaggaaattacactctataccatttttatattgtcctcttttatttttaccttcttttttaaagtctatcatttttacctctttttttaaatattgtaccaattttgctcctgtcacttcaagatactctccatgtgactctcttatattagggtattttgggtacaattcatataaaaagaggtatgtttcaaataaatataaaattagaggtaaacttgattaattgattaataaaaagggtatttttcaacttaccccataAAGTTTTcattaccaaaaaaaaacttACGACTATTGTATCTTTAAACCATAAATCATACTTATACTTCTCGTATTTGTAAACGATGTGGTTTAGTTCGTAATCTAAAAACAATTATTAGTAGTTGTGAAAGCTTCAATACTGACCTTTATTTATCTGGTTAGCCAAATGACCAATAAGctatattttcataaatatttagaacaatgcaaattattgaaaattacCATAATACAAAAGATGGGTTACATAAAATATAGGCACCAGACCAGTACATAAAACGTACATATATAAGATCATAATAAACTAACTAAAACAGTCCCAACATACTTGACTAGAAAATTAGCATATACTATTTCCCCCAAAAcaccttaattatttatatgccAACAGAAAATATAACTATATATACTACCAAAACCATACTTGGTCAAAAAGTAATGGTGGTAGTAATAGTAGTACTGCAACCTTCAACTATGctacataatattatatagttAAAGGCACATTTTACCAAACAAAAGTTCTTAGAATATCCAAATTACTACTCTAGCTAGAACTGCATATTATATAGTTAAAGAATATTGTTTCGCGACACCTTATGGTACCCAACACCACATAATGTGGTATACAGTGATTGGTGTAATTTCTTATCGAGTCTTCACGTATTTAATTACGCCAATCACCTAATACCCCATCACGAGGTGTTGGGCATTATAAGGTGTCACATAACAATACTCGTGAGTTAATGATTCTTGAAAAGTTCCAAACAGTGCTCTTGATCCAAGTTCCTGCTCCAAAACTTCTTGTAATACTCCGCATAAGTATATTCCCTGTAAACGGCACCCGAACCGTCATCGCCGGTGAGCCCGTTAGCTGGGCTAATCAGGGCATCATCGAATGGGCAGAGGAACGACGCAACTGACAACCTAGGCATGTCGGAATTGACAATAGCACGGTGCCACACACTCTTGTAAATCCCATTACTCAGAGCctacaaaatataataaaatacttaGGGCAACTCCAATAATAAATGTTAAATTTAGTATTTATTAAACCAACACAAAAACACTAGAATTTTAACACTAaaactatattattttattaaattataaataaacacaaataataaatataaaaaattttaattatttaaaaaagaattagTGTAGTCTTCAGTATCCCACTAATAATATATAGAATAGACATTGTTATGTATAAAATATCTTTTAGAGTGTGGTTGGAATGAATCAAATTCGACATTTTGAAAGTGTATCGAAATTGGACATAGAAAGTAAGAATGAATTAAGTTACCTGTAACTGGTCACCAATGTTAATAACAAAAGCATTAGGATGAGGATTAACAGCAACCCATTTACCATCCTTGAGAACCTGAAGACCAGCCACTTGAAGATCTTGAAGAAGAATGGTTAGGGCATTCGGGTCGGTGTGTCCGGGCAAACCATAAGTGAGCTCGGGTTCAGGGCATGGTGGGTAGTAATTCACAGCCATATGCTGACCTTGCTCACCCAATACTTTCTTTATATAATCCTTCTCTAATCCCAAGCTCTCTGAAATTAGTTCTTGTATTCTAAATCCAAGCTCTCTCACTTCAGTACAATACATCCCCACAATCTCCCTATAACCAAAATATGgttattcaattaaaattacacaaaataaaCATGAACTCATCATcaaaattttagttaattattAAATCATATTCTATGATTTATGCAAAATTAATtgtgaattttgaaaaaaatatatatagatatatatatatatataaaagtggaCTTATATTTAGATAAATGtgattagttgaaaaaaataatatgtgcacatattattttatagtcACGCTTGCAATACACTATTTGAACTTTAGTTTTATTGTGTaattttttctttgaatttttaaaattttttttgatattttaaatatataacgtacatgactatgcgaaaaaatttgacttaaaaattattaaaatatgatatattcATAAGTTTTTTTGTGGTGAAAATAAAACCCTCaaataatgtaatttatgtAAATATAGTCAAGTGCAGGTTGGTATGGAAACATTTATGTAGGCCCAAGTGATTTTATGAAAATGAGGCCCATTATATTAAACAATTGGACCACAATGAGCCCACTAGTGTTAAACCTCGTGATTCATGTTAGTATCGTCAATGCCATGCTATccaagtaaaaaaataatatatatttattttcaaataaaatatttttatatataaatatatatatatttaatgtatataggAACATATCCCTATTTAATAGGAAATTAATGAATAGAcaaccattttattttattttattctgaaaTGGATGAATAGACAACCAtttgttaaataaaaaatatatataaaaatagaaaatttaggcATA is part of the Cannabis sativa cultivar Pink pepper isolate KNU-18-1 chromosome 5, ASM2916894v1, whole genome shotgun sequence genome and encodes:
- the LOC115717114 gene encoding protein DOWNY MILDEW RESISTANCE 6: METKVLSSGIRFSNLPESYIRPESERPRLSEVSACENVPVIDLGSNHRAQVVNQVGLACKHYGFFQVTNHGVSSELVEKMQSVAHEFFDLPLEEKLKLYSDDPSKTMRLSTSFNVNKEKIHNWRDYLRLHCYPLHKYVPEWPSIPSSFKEIVGMYCTEVRELGFRIQELISESLGLEKDYIKKVLGEQGQHMAVNYYPPCPEPELTYGLPGHTDPNALTILLQDLQVAGLQVLKDGKWVAVNPHPNAFVINIGDQLQALSNGIYKSVWHRAIVNSDMPRLSVASFLCPFDDALISPANGLTGDDGSGAVYREYTYAEYYKKFWSRNLDQEHCLELFKNH